A single region of the Pontimicrobium sp. SW4 genome encodes:
- the glyA gene encoding serine hydroxymethyltransferase, with the protein MQRDKPIFELIEAERERQLHGIELIASENFVSDQVMEAAGSVLTNKYAEGYPGKRYYGGCEVVDEVEQIAIDRAKALFGAEYVNVQPHSGSQANTAVFFACLNPGDKILGFDLSHGGHLTHGSPVNFSGKLYNPVFYGVEESTGRIDYDKMEAIAKEEQPKLIIAGASAYSRDMDFERFREIADSVGAILIADISHPAGLIAKGILNDPLPHCHIVTTTTHKTLRGPRGGMIMMGKDFENPFGQNLKSGKPKMMSSLLNSAVFPGNQGGPLEHIIAAKAIAFGEALTDDFMHYTLQVKKNADAMAKALVDKGYHIISNGTDNHMMLIDLRNKNITGKEAEQALVKADITVNKNMVPFDDKSPFVTSGIRIGTPAITTRGMKEEDMAPIVDLIDEVIMNFENEDALEAVKKKVYDMMAYRPLFVQNEYQA; encoded by the coding sequence ATGCAACGAGATAAACCAATCTTTGAATTAATAGAAGCAGAAAGAGAACGCCAATTACATGGCATTGAATTAATCGCTTCGGAGAATTTTGTGAGCGACCAGGTAATGGAAGCTGCAGGATCTGTATTAACAAATAAATATGCTGAAGGTTATCCAGGTAAGCGCTATTATGGCGGATGTGAGGTTGTGGATGAAGTTGAACAAATTGCTATAGATAGAGCAAAGGCATTGTTTGGAGCAGAATATGTGAATGTACAACCACATTCAGGAAGTCAAGCTAACACAGCTGTATTTTTTGCTTGTTTAAATCCTGGTGATAAAATTCTAGGTTTCGATTTATCACATGGAGGACATTTAACTCATGGATCTCCAGTGAATTTTTCAGGAAAACTATATAACCCTGTGTTTTATGGAGTAGAAGAATCTACTGGTCGTATTGATTATGATAAAATGGAGGCGATTGCAAAAGAAGAGCAACCTAAGCTTATTATAGCTGGAGCATCTGCTTATTCTCGTGATATGGACTTTGAGCGTTTTAGAGAGATAGCTGATAGTGTTGGAGCAATATTAATAGCAGACATTTCTCATCCTGCAGGATTGATTGCTAAAGGTATTTTAAATGACCCATTACCGCATTGTCATATTGTAACAACAACTACTCATAAAACGCTGCGTGGCCCAAGAGGAGGAATGATTATGATGGGTAAAGATTTTGAAAACCCATTTGGACAAAATTTAAAATCTGGAAAGCCAAAAATGATGTCTTCACTATTAAATTCTGCTGTTTTTCCTGGGAATCAAGGCGGACCATTAGAGCATATTATTGCTGCTAAAGCTATTGCTTTTGGTGAAGCTTTGACTGACGATTTTATGCATTACACTTTGCAAGTAAAAAAGAATGCTGACGCCATGGCTAAAGCTTTAGTTGATAAAGGGTATCATATTATTTCTAATGGAACTGATAATCATATGATGTTAATTGATTTAAGAAATAAAAATATAACGGGAAAGGAGGCTGAACAAGCACTTGTAAAAGCTGATATTACAGTTAATAAGAACATGGTGCCATTTGATGATAAATCACCATTTGTAACTTCTGGAATTAGAATTGGTACACCAGCTATTACAACTAGAGGTATGAAAGAAGAAGATATGGCTCCAATTGTGGATTTAATAGACGAAGTAATTATGAATTTCGAAAATGAAGACGCGTTAGAAGCAGTAAAAAAGAAAGTATACGATATGATGGCATATAGACCATTGTTTGTTCAAAATGAGTATCAAGCATAA
- the fahA gene encoding fumarylacetoacetase gives MPLSANNPDRTSWLHVDKNSDFPIQNIPFGVFLTRDDIITIGTRIGDTAIDLGALHQLGYFDGIPLTDDIFLQDTLNDFIADGRKTWRLVRNRIAEIFDSNNATLKNNKPHKEIVLFRLDEIEMQLPVQVGDYTDFYASKEHATNVGTMFRGKENALMPNWLHMPIGYHGRSSSIIPSGIPVHRPQGQTLPAETETPVFGPSKLVDFELEMAFITTDANDLGEPIPIDEAEEYIFGLVLFNDWSARDIQKWEYVPLGPFLGKNFASSISPWIVTLDALEPFRVDTPKQNPKPLEYLQFKGKKSFDINLEAAIKPKGAKETVVSRSNFKYMYWNMAQQLAHHTVNGCPVNSGDMMGSGTISGPTEDSYGSMLELTWRGEKPIKMKDDTERKFINDNDTVILRGYCEKNDTRIGFGEVRSQLLPVFNPKKKK, from the coding sequence ATGCCTTTATCTGCAAACAATCCAGACAGAACTTCGTGGTTACACGTTGATAAAAATTCTGATTTCCCAATACAGAACATTCCTTTTGGAGTATTTTTAACCCGTGATGACATTATTACTATAGGTACTAGAATTGGAGATACAGCAATTGATTTAGGCGCCTTACATCAATTGGGTTACTTTGATGGTATCCCATTAACAGATGATATTTTTCTTCAAGACACTTTAAACGATTTTATTGCAGACGGTCGTAAAACATGGCGTTTGGTAAGAAATAGAATAGCTGAAATATTTGACAGCAACAACGCTACCTTAAAAAACAACAAACCACATAAAGAAATTGTTTTGTTTCGCTTAGACGAAATTGAAATGCAATTACCAGTTCAAGTTGGGGACTATACCGATTTTTATGCAAGTAAAGAGCACGCCACCAATGTTGGTACTATGTTTAGAGGAAAAGAAAATGCGCTTATGCCTAATTGGTTGCACATGCCAATTGGATATCATGGTAGAAGCTCATCAATAATTCCATCAGGAATACCAGTTCATAGACCACAAGGACAAACCTTACCTGCCGAAACAGAAACTCCAGTTTTTGGACCTTCTAAGTTAGTGGACTTCGAATTAGAAATGGCTTTTATTACTACTGATGCTAACGATTTAGGCGAACCAATTCCTATTGATGAAGCCGAAGAATATATTTTTGGACTAGTATTATTTAATGATTGGAGCGCAAGAGACATTCAAAAATGGGAATATGTGCCATTAGGTCCTTTCTTAGGAAAGAATTTTGCATCATCCATTTCTCCTTGGATTGTAACTTTAGATGCCTTAGAACCATTTAGAGTTGATACTCCAAAACAAAATCCAAAACCATTAGAATATTTACAATTTAAAGGAAAAAAGAGTTTCGACATTAATTTAGAAGCTGCCATTAAGCCAAAAGGTGCAAAAGAAACCGTTGTGTCTCGTTCTAACTTTAAATATATGTATTGGAATATGGCGCAGCAACTAGCGCACCATACTGTAAATGGTTGTCCAGTAAATTCGGGCGATATGATGGGTAGTGGAACTATTTCTGGACCAACAGAAGATTCTTATGGTTCTATGCTAGAACTAACTTGGAGAGGCGAAAAACCTATCAAGATGAAGGATGATACAGAGCGTAAGTTTATAAATGATAATGACACCGTGATTTTAAGAGGATACTGTGAAAAGAATGATACAAGAATTGGCTTTGGTGAAGTACGATCACAATTACTCCCAGTTTTTAATCCTAAAAAGAAAAAATAA
- a CDS encoding tetratricopeptide repeat protein, translated as MKNAPILFVIVVLFTACGQKSNKSIEFSEPQVEVVQINTHQGTTLLGKELINRQLDQKRDSARISNYLLAKKRYDKNPNDAEAIIWVGRRMAYLGDFKEAIKIFTEGIEKFPEDARMYRHRGHRLISTRKYDEAIADFNIAVKLIEGTEDVVEPDGAPNVRNIPVSSLHTNIWYHLGLAYYLQNNMDKAYWAYNESLKGSTNPDMKVASANWVYMILRRMGKEEEAKKVVESITAEMDVFENMAYHQLCLFYKGEITEKELLGENDQEVEYMNDAIVYGLGNWYLYNGNNEKAKELFTKLVDKGVSAGFAVLSAEADLVRMMKEEE; from the coding sequence ATGAAAAATGCACCAATACTATTTGTAATAGTGGTTTTATTTACAGCTTGTGGTCAAAAATCTAATAAATCCATTGAATTTTCTGAGCCCCAAGTTGAGGTTGTTCAAATTAACACACATCAAGGAACCACTCTTTTAGGGAAAGAATTGATTAACCGACAACTTGACCAAAAAAGAGATTCTGCTAGAATCTCGAATTATTTATTAGCAAAAAAGAGGTATGATAAAAATCCTAATGATGCTGAAGCTATAATTTGGGTAGGAAGAAGAATGGCATATCTTGGAGATTTTAAAGAAGCAATAAAAATTTTTACTGAAGGAATTGAAAAATTCCCAGAAGATGCTCGAATGTATAGACATAGAGGGCACCGTTTAATAAGTACCCGAAAATATGATGAGGCAATAGCAGATTTTAATATAGCTGTAAAACTAATTGAAGGTACTGAAGATGTTGTTGAACCAGATGGAGCTCCAAATGTAAGAAATATACCAGTTTCGAGCTTGCATACTAATATTTGGTATCATTTAGGCTTAGCTTATTATTTACAGAATAACATGGATAAAGCTTATTGGGCTTATAATGAAAGTTTGAAAGGATCAACAAACCCTGATATGAAAGTTGCTTCTGCTAATTGGGTTTATATGATATTAAGGAGAATGGGTAAAGAAGAAGAAGCTAAAAAAGTAGTAGAATCAATTACTGCTGAAATGGATGTTTTTGAGAATATGGCTTACCACCAATTATGCCTTTTTTATAAAGGAGAGATAACAGAGAAAGAGTTACTTGGCGAAAATGATCAAGAAGTTGAATATATGAATGATGCTATTGTTTATGGTTTAGGTAATTGGTATCTTTATAATGGAAATAATGAAAAGGCAAAAGAACTATTTACTAAGCTAGTAGATAAAGGTGTTTCAGCAGGATTTGCAGTTCTTTCCGCCGAAGCAGATTTGGTTAGAATGATGAAAGAGGAAGAATAG
- the ytxJ gene encoding bacillithiol system redox-active protein YtxJ produces the protein MGIFKNIFKPSEPKEEKLLPWINLSAMHQLDDILEKSKTKTQLIFKHSTRCGISRMVMNQFIDAYDVDANLDLYYLDLLNFRGISNEVGYRFQVLHESPQLLIIKNGVVVSHASHGAINVLDMSIFD, from the coding sequence ATGGGAATATTTAAGAACATTTTTAAGCCTTCTGAACCAAAGGAAGAAAAATTACTGCCTTGGATTAATTTGAGTGCGATGCATCAATTAGATGATATTTTAGAAAAGTCTAAAACTAAAACACAGCTTATTTTTAAACATTCCACGCGTTGTGGAATTAGCCGAATGGTGATGAACCAATTTATAGATGCTTATGATGTTGATGCCAATTTAGATTTGTATTATTTAGACTTGCTAAATTTTAGAGGCATATCTAACGAAGTTGGTTATAGGTTTCAAGTGTTGCACGAATCACCTCAGTTACTCATAATTAAAAATGGTGTCGTGGTTTCACATGCTAGTCATGGAGCTATTAATGTGTTGGATATGAGTATATTTGATTAA
- the clpB gene encoding ATP-dependent chaperone ClpB, whose product MNLNNFTIKSQEAIQQAQQIAQGYGHQQIENEHIFKAIFEVDENVLPFILKKLNVNVSLLQDILNKDLESFPKVSGGDIMLSREAGKAVNEATIVAKKMNDDYVSIEHLILGIFKTKSKIAQILKDQGITEKGLQATIDELRKGDRVTSQSQEETYNALNKYAKNLNQLAKDGKLDPVIGRDEEIRRILQILSRRTKNNPILVGEPGTGKTAIAEGLAHRIIDGDIPENLRNKQIFALDMGALIAGAKYKGEFEERLKAVIKEVTTSEGDIVLFIDEIHTLVGAGGGQGAMDAANILKPALARGELRAIGATTLDEYQKYFEKDKALERRFQKVMVDEPDTESAISILRGIKEKYETHHKVRIKDEAIIGAVELSTRYITNRFLPDKAIDLMDEAASKLRMEINSKPEELDVLDRKIMQLEIEIEAIKREKDESKLKTLRSDLANLKEVRNDLNAKWRSEKEVVDNIQNTKQAIENFKLEAERAEREGDYGKVAEIRYGKIKETQEQLEVYQKQLQEQAETSLIKEEVTYEDIAEVVAKWTGIPVTKMLQSDREKLLKLEVELHKRVVGQEEAIIAVSDAVRRSRAGLQNPQKPIGTFLFLGTTGVGKTELAKALAEYLFDDENAMTRIDMSEYQERHAVSRLVGAPPGYVGYEEGGQLTEAVRRKPYSVVLLDEIEKAHPDTFNILLQVLDEGRLTDNKGRVADFKNTIIIMTSNMGSQIIQERFEATKDIDSAIEAAKIDVLALLKQSVRPEFLNRIDDTIMFTPLTKGNIVDIVRLQLKSVTKMVAQQGITFDATQEAIAYLAEKGYNPEYGARPVKRVIQKEVLNALSKEILAGTVTTESIILLDAFDNKLVFRNQNDLVEEM is encoded by the coding sequence ATGAACTTAAATAATTTTACAATAAAATCTCAAGAAGCCATACAACAAGCGCAACAAATCGCACAAGGGTATGGTCATCAACAAATAGAAAATGAGCACATTTTTAAAGCTATTTTCGAGGTTGACGAAAATGTATTGCCTTTTATTTTAAAAAAGCTAAATGTTAATGTATCACTTTTACAAGATATTTTGAATAAGGATTTAGAAAGTTTCCCAAAAGTATCTGGTGGTGATATTATGCTATCTCGAGAAGCAGGAAAAGCTGTTAACGAGGCAACAATAGTAGCAAAAAAAATGAACGATGATTATGTATCTATCGAGCATTTAATACTTGGCATATTTAAAACAAAAAGCAAAATAGCTCAAATTTTAAAAGACCAAGGTATAACTGAAAAAGGTTTACAAGCAACCATTGATGAATTGCGAAAAGGAGACAGAGTGACCTCACAAAGTCAAGAAGAAACATACAACGCACTCAATAAGTACGCAAAAAACCTCAACCAATTAGCAAAAGATGGGAAATTAGACCCAGTAATTGGTCGTGATGAAGAAATTCGTAGAATTCTACAAATCTTATCTCGACGCACCAAGAACAATCCAATTTTGGTTGGCGAACCAGGAACTGGTAAAACAGCCATTGCAGAAGGTTTAGCACACAGAATTATTGATGGTGACATTCCTGAAAACCTAAGAAATAAGCAAATATTTGCTTTAGATATGGGAGCTTTAATAGCAGGAGCAAAATATAAAGGTGAGTTTGAAGAACGCTTAAAAGCTGTGATAAAAGAAGTTACGACAAGCGAGGGGGATATTGTTCTCTTTATTGATGAAATACATACACTTGTTGGCGCTGGTGGTGGTCAAGGTGCTATGGACGCAGCTAACATCTTAAAACCAGCTTTAGCTCGTGGAGAATTAAGAGCTATTGGAGCAACAACTCTTGATGAGTACCAAAAATACTTCGAAAAAGACAAAGCACTTGAAAGACGTTTTCAAAAAGTGATGGTTGATGAGCCAGATACCGAAAGTGCTATTTCAATTCTACGTGGTATTAAGGAAAAATATGAAACACATCACAAAGTGCGAATAAAAGATGAGGCTATTATTGGAGCTGTAGAGTTATCTACAAGATATATTACCAATCGTTTTTTACCAGATAAGGCTATAGATTTAATGGATGAAGCTGCATCAAAACTTCGAATGGAAATCAATTCCAAACCAGAAGAGTTAGATGTTCTGGATAGAAAAATTATGCAGTTAGAAATTGAAATTGAAGCTATTAAAAGAGAAAAAGATGAGTCTAAATTAAAAACGCTTCGATCCGATCTAGCAAACTTAAAAGAAGTACGTAATGACCTAAACGCCAAATGGAGAAGTGAAAAAGAAGTTGTTGATAATATTCAAAATACAAAACAAGCTATTGAAAACTTCAAATTAGAAGCCGAAAGAGCAGAACGTGAAGGCGATTATGGTAAAGTAGCCGAAATTAGATATGGTAAAATTAAAGAAACGCAAGAGCAACTTGAAGTCTATCAAAAACAACTTCAAGAACAAGCCGAAACATCTCTAATTAAAGAAGAGGTTACCTATGAAGACATTGCAGAAGTTGTGGCAAAATGGACAGGGATTCCAGTGACAAAAATGTTACAATCCGACCGCGAAAAACTGCTAAAACTTGAGGTAGAACTTCACAAACGAGTGGTTGGACAAGAAGAGGCTATTATTGCTGTAAGTGATGCTGTAAGACGTAGTCGCGCAGGTTTACAAAATCCGCAAAAACCTATTGGTACTTTCTTATTTTTAGGTACTACTGGAGTTGGTAAAACCGAACTTGCTAAAGCATTGGCAGAATACTTATTCGATGATGAAAACGCAATGACAAGAATAGATATGAGCGAATATCAAGAGCGTCACGCAGTGAGTAGATTAGTTGGTGCACCTCCAGGATATGTTGGCTATGAAGAAGGAGGTCAACTTACAGAAGCTGTTCGAAGAAAACCTTATTCTGTTGTATTGTTAGATGAAATTGAAAAAGCTCATCCTGATACTTTTAATATTTTATTACAAGTATTAGACGAAGGTCGCTTAACCGATAATAAAGGTCGTGTTGCAGATTTTAAAAACACGATTATTATTATGACTTCAAACATGGGAAGTCAAATAATACAAGAACGTTTTGAGGCGACTAAAGATATTGATTCAGCAATTGAAGCAGCAAAAATTGATGTTTTAGCTTTATTAAAACAAAGTGTTAGACCAGAATTTTTAAACAGAATAGATGATACTATTATGTTTACACCTCTAACAAAAGGAAATATTGTAGACATTGTTAGACTTCAATTAAAATCTGTTACAAAAATGGTTGCGCAACAAGGTATTACATTCGATGCTACACAGGAAGCTATAGCTTACTTAGCTGAAAAAGGATACAATCCAGAATATGGTGCAAGACCAGTAAAACGTGTTATTCAAAAAGAAGTTTTAAATGCTTTGAGTAAAGAAATATTGGCTGGAACAGTTACAACGGAGAGTATTATACTGCTAGATGCATTTGACAATAAGTTAGTATTTAGAAATCAAAATGATTTAGTAGAAGAAATGTAA
- a CDS encoding TraB/GumN family protein: protein MKYLLSLLLCAFLYTLTINAQQLENSTLWKISGNGLEKPSYLFGTIHITCDATLDDDVKKALDETTQLVLELDMDDPTMQTKLMKGMYMKDGKTLKDYVSVEEYAAIDSLFTNQAGMSISMMQNIKPFFLTSMLYPKMIDCPMQSYEIELMKVAKEQNEEVNGLETIEDQLQVFDTIPYEDQVIDLIRMAKDNLAYDKATFSKLLDIYEKEDISAMLEMIDDDKNQTIAKHQDVLLKNRNNNWIPRIEEYSKEQSTFFGVGAGHLAGENGVIMLLRKAGYTIVPVK, encoded by the coding sequence ATGAAATACCTTTTATCACTCTTATTATGTGCGTTTTTATATACTTTAACAATAAATGCACAACAGTTAGAAAATTCTACACTTTGGAAAATATCAGGAAATGGTTTAGAAAAACCATCCTATCTATTTGGAACCATTCATATTACTTGCGATGCTACGCTAGATGATGATGTAAAAAAAGCTTTAGACGAAACCACGCAATTGGTTTTGGAACTAGATATGGATGATCCAACAATGCAAACCAAATTAATGAAAGGTATGTATATGAAAGATGGAAAAACCTTAAAAGACTATGTTTCTGTAGAAGAGTATGCAGCAATAGATTCTTTATTTACAAATCAAGCAGGAATGTCTATAAGCATGATGCAAAATATCAAGCCATTTTTTCTAACATCAATGCTTTATCCAAAAATGATAGATTGTCCAATGCAATCATATGAAATAGAACTAATGAAAGTTGCAAAAGAACAAAATGAAGAGGTTAACGGTTTAGAAACTATTGAAGATCAATTACAAGTATTTGATACGATTCCTTATGAAGATCAAGTAATTGATTTAATTAGAATGGCCAAAGATAATTTAGCCTACGACAAAGCTACTTTTTCCAAACTTTTAGATATTTATGAAAAAGAAGATATCTCTGCTATGTTGGAAATGATTGATGATGATAAAAACCAAACAATAGCAAAGCACCAAGATGTTTTATTAAAAAACAGAAATAATAATTGGATACCTAGAATTGAAGAATACTCAAAAGAACAGTCTACATTTTTTGGTGTTGGCGCTGGGCATTTGGCTGGTGAAAATGGAGTTATAATGCTTCTTAGAAAAGCTGGATACACTATAGTTCCTGTTAAATAA
- a CDS encoding TetR/AcrR family transcriptional regulator: MTTKAQLTSQYIIETAAPIFNKNGYAATSMSDLTKATGLTKGAIYGNFKNKEELAISAFKFTVKKLMIRISNHLEQTDSPIQKLLLITDFYRNYYDYSKQLGGCPVINVGVDANNNKNTLLLEKVKLIIERIQDQIATIIENGIEAGEISPEINTMQYAKRLDTMIQGAIFMTYTMDDEFYLKDTMFQIDQMINNELKI; encoded by the coding sequence ATGACAACTAAAGCGCAATTAACATCGCAATATATTATAGAAACTGCAGCCCCAATTTTTAATAAAAATGGATATGCAGCGACTAGCATGAGTGATTTAACCAAAGCCACTGGGTTAACTAAGGGTGCTATTTATGGCAACTTTAAAAACAAAGAAGAACTCGCTATTTCGGCCTTTAAGTTTACTGTAAAGAAATTAATGATTCGTATTTCAAATCATTTAGAACAAACCGATTCACCAATTCAAAAATTACTTTTAATTACAGATTTTTATAGAAATTATTACGATTACAGTAAACAATTAGGTGGTTGTCCAGTTATAAATGTTGGTGTAGATGCAAACAACAATAAAAATACTTTACTTCTTGAAAAAGTAAAATTGATAATAGAAAGAATACAAGATCAAATAGCTACTATTATTGAAAATGGAATCGAAGCAGGCGAAATTTCTCCTGAAATAAACACAATGCAATATGCAAAACGTTTAGATACCATGATTCAAGGAGCAATATTTATGACTTACACAATGGATGATGAGTTTTATTTAAAAGATACCATGTTTCAAATTGACCAAATGATTAATAACGAACTTAAAATATAA
- a CDS encoding acyl-CoA thioesterase translates to MKLLKTVESKTKIRFQDCDPFNHLNNGSYINYFMNHREDQLIKHYNIDIYDMAKRIGKSWVSNSNQIAYLKPAFLMETVTIESQLIGYDSSNLKAEMRMYNEDKSHLKAIIWCGFTHFNLLKQQRETHDEELMGLFNNIINPVNAEIFEERLLQLKRIKELN, encoded by the coding sequence ATGAAACTATTAAAAACAGTAGAAAGTAAAACAAAAATTAGATTTCAAGATTGCGATCCATTTAATCATTTAAACAATGGGAGTTATATCAACTATTTCATGAACCATCGTGAAGACCAACTCATAAAGCATTATAATATTGATATATATGATATGGCAAAAAGAATTGGAAAAAGCTGGGTATCAAATAGCAATCAAATAGCCTATTTAAAACCCGCCTTTTTAATGGAAACTGTTACTATTGAATCTCAATTAATAGGCTATGATTCTAGTAATTTAAAAGCTGAAATGCGAATGTATAATGAAGATAAAAGTCATTTAAAAGCAATAATATGGTGTGGTTTTACGCATTTTAACCTATTAAAGCAACAAAGAGAAACTCACGATGAAGAACTTATGGGCTTATTTAATAATATTATTAATCCAGTAAATGCTGAAATATTTGAAGAGCGTTTATTACAATTAAAGCGAATTAAGGAACTAAATTAA